The Papaver somniferum cultivar HN1 chromosome 3, ASM357369v1, whole genome shotgun sequence genome includes a region encoding these proteins:
- the LOC113355664 gene encoding uncharacterized protein LOC113355664, which yields MDLINNLDNIFRDLNGPQDLLDNFDARVKECGLKLDQVEHFVEKSQKKPSNKLKTLMTEVLEVYAQCATDYMIQVKFDHDELQDFQDMLRKAPKYVGKVAYLPGKLLTRLSKIVDIYSDAFGGFRRWVDLRERENLAEWKPFYAGFLFIAVSTEVVDLRFLKTVY from the exons AAGACCTGTTAGATAATTTTGATGCCAGAGTGAAGGAGTGTGGcctcaaactagatcaagtagAACACTTTGTTGAGAAAAGTCAGAAGAAGCCCAGTAACAAACTCAAGACTTTGATGACTGAGGTTCTTGAAGTATATGCACAGTGTGCAACAGATTATATGATTCAAGTTAAGTTTGATCATGATGAGCTTCAGGACTTCCAGGACATGCTTCGTAAGGCCCCAAAATATGTGGGCAAAGTTGCTTACTTACCTGGCAAGCTCCTCACGAGGCTTTCAAAAATTGTAGATATATACAGTGATGCTTTTGGTGGCTTTCGACGTTGGGTGGACTTAAGGGAAAGGGAAAATCTTGCTGAATG GAAGCCCTTTTACGCCGGGTTCCTCTTCATCGCCGTGTCAACTGAAGTAGTTGATTTGCGTTTTCTAAAAACGGTGTATTGA